In the genome of Ignavibacteriales bacterium, one region contains:
- a CDS encoding sigma-54-dependent Fis family transcriptional regulator, with protein MAERPVKIKVFSNYKDVTVIDNAIRQLAFRNIQANALYPKSFDIKSNDIVILQIKEIESQLLKKIIEKKSELKNKFIFLIRENDATLVSYIAKLGFNDIFTIPFEIYRFNNHLFELISNKTYITDEKEPTIEEKENVFKNIIGNSEQFSRIVELAKRVSENRSISVVILGETGTGKGMLASAIHNYTNPGNLPFVDIVCSSIPENLLESELFGYEKGAFTNALSRKLGLFELAEKGTLFLDEIGDLTLNLQVKLLRVIEKKVIRRLGGVTDLPIDIRIISATNKNLLELVEQNIFRRDLYHRLNVVSLELPPLRERNDDALLIADFYVKAYSKQFNKQVVSIDSDVLQFIKNYTWPGNIRELKNAIERAVLLSDKKSLNIKDFSNIVKNIPVESPEFKDTLIRLPQFIRLDLLFEQTNLKNLEKIYAREVLKKLGNNKSKTAKLLGISRPKLDLLLK; from the coding sequence ATGGCTGAACGCCCGGTGAAGATAAAAGTATTTTCTAATTACAAAGATGTAACTGTTATAGACAATGCTATAAGACAGCTCGCCTTCAGAAATATTCAGGCTAATGCTCTGTATCCAAAATCATTTGATATTAAAAGCAATGATATAGTCATTCTCCAGATAAAAGAAATTGAATCACAACTCTTAAAAAAAATTATTGAAAAGAAAAGTGAACTAAAAAACAAATTCATATTTCTTATTCGCGAAAATGATGCTACACTTGTAAGCTATATAGCCAAATTGGGGTTTAATGATATCTTTACCATACCATTTGAGATATACCGATTTAACAATCACCTCTTCGAACTAATTTCAAACAAAACTTATATAACTGATGAAAAAGAACCTACGATCGAAGAGAAGGAAAATGTTTTTAAGAATATAATTGGTAACTCAGAGCAATTCAGCAGAATAGTTGAATTAGCTAAAAGGGTTTCTGAAAACAGATCAATCAGTGTGGTAATTCTTGGAGAAACAGGAACCGGAAAAGGTATGCTGGCAAGTGCAATACATAATTACACCAATCCGGGTAATCTTCCATTTGTCGATATTGTTTGCTCATCAATTCCTGAGAATCTGCTTGAATCTGAATTGTTTGGATATGAAAAAGGTGCATTCACAAACGCACTCTCTCGTAAGTTGGGCTTGTTTGAACTCGCTGAAAAAGGAACTCTTTTCCTTGATGAAATCGGGGATCTAACTCTTAATCTTCAAGTGAAATTATTAAGGGTAATTGAAAAAAAAGTTATCAGAAGATTAGGCGGGGTAACAGACTTACCAATTGATATAAGGATAATCTCTGCTACAAATAAAAATTTGCTTGAACTGGTTGAGCAAAATATTTTCAGAAGAGATCTGTATCACAGGCTGAATGTTGTTTCGTTGGAGTTACCTCCGTTAAGGGAAAGAAATGATGATGCATTGCTGATTGCAGATTTTTATGTAAAGGCCTATAGCAAACAATTTAACAAACAAGTAGTATCTATAGATAGCGATGTTTTACAATTTATAAAAAATTATACCTGGCCGGGAAATATCAGAGAGTTAAAAAATGCTATCGAACGGGCTGTGCTGCTGAGTGATAAAAAGAGTCTGAATATTAAAGACTTTTCAAATATTGTTAAGAATATTCCTGTTGAGTCACCGGAGTTTAAAGATACTTTAATCAGGCTGCCACAGTTTATACGACTTGATTTATTATTTGAGCAGACAAATTTGAAAAATCTTGAAAAAATTTATGCCCGTGAGGTTTTAAAGAAACTTGGAAACAATAAATCAAAAACAGCAAAGCTGCTGGGGATTTCACGCCCTAAGCTTGATTTATTATTAAAATGA
- a CDS encoding protein kinase codes for MINNRYEIISKLGRGRSTVYLCSDVENENRNVAVKILSGQDNDSKEVFGFREEFFTLQRLNHPNIVKVFDLGNVITSDDEDIPFGSYFFTLEVFEATSLDKFDLHPDDVNEIIKQICSVLHYLHQSNFIYYDLKPENILVRQTGDKPEIRFIDFGLAEHLPDTRNYQPKGTAQYIAPEILKKQDHDYRVDIYSLGILLYQLAYKKFPFDVIDELQIYKAHLESEFDFPDYAPDNKLPGVIQKSLAKDPAERYDSVLNILIDLDIPIDKSLTKDFLKAKVFTNRRDVLAILRKYIHDATSYEVFTIRGYESMGKTFLAEEAARIYENVILINELYNNTGIEFIRFVIRKIYYQLSSFKKLSESTKSQLGNWLSPGLNFNTYEVKKIFSLIAAETDFILVFDGFNKYDTASQELLLEIIPILQVNKRKVILTEESDYTYTSEQLNNLQEINISPFTDANLSEYLAKSFYKIFPTDEVRQLILLYADLLPGSIETFLKDILLFGVVDYQSGLPQLLKTEEIIRLLKSSHDEIYKARLSILSNDEIEFVRLLSLFETSVNSEALRFLIPSDFSDEKILLDELAKKNILQNNQASSEPVFTSSGLKKYIYSTIKNVSELHGNVAFRLRENKAKIGRIELARQFELAGLYDESYSLLMQEVEDAEEHSAHSYQKKLLTHINTFPLSFPKTEKIILALLKVSTKLNDHTGVLKLVEGLDVNTFSLESQDQIELFKAKALVGAGQLAEAHEIMSGMLIDREENPDKIKLMLDLAYVEFDLTNISRAKQNCELVIQSKFADYESLGRANNLLGLIAYSHYDNFETALSYFIKSSEMYEKAGQSLNQLKIEINIGNMFYLRGNTEEGLRYWSKAQKTNEDVGNLEYEALIIMNLGAYNFGIGKYEEAEENYNRASGVFISIGNKMNYCNVLNNLSEIYIETCRYDEAYNSLQDAKRSLFLMENYELEADVLFTLGKFYFYSDSEESLKKTISDYEKVLNKVVLSDRYYNNFNLLKLLTRINNKDEDIKDELKKLINNFFEFDDKYNFVKFTFILVNYLLERKMYAHASEELNNKTIINLCLAHNIHEVERLYLLAELALSGFEDLPQPAFSYLNQAYEKLESVSITDITWKVLYALAEFYYVRGNKTKFNELFGYSKSVMNYMIQQIKDANLRSKFLNKADRKKTLLKFDSWEINING; via the coding sequence ATGATTAATAATCGCTACGAAATAATATCAAAGTTAGGGAGAGGCAGAAGCACCGTCTACCTTTGCAGTGATGTTGAAAATGAAAACAGGAATGTAGCTGTTAAAATTCTTTCAGGGCAGGATAATGACTCAAAAGAAGTTTTCGGATTCAGAGAAGAGTTTTTTACACTGCAGAGATTGAATCATCCCAACATTGTTAAAGTATTTGATCTCGGTAATGTGATCACCTCCGATGATGAAGATATTCCGTTTGGCAGTTATTTTTTTACGCTTGAAGTCTTTGAAGCGACATCACTGGATAAGTTTGATCTGCATCCGGATGATGTGAATGAAATTATAAAACAAATCTGTTCAGTACTGCATTATCTGCACCAGTCAAATTTTATTTACTATGATTTAAAACCTGAAAATATTTTAGTAAGGCAAACCGGAGATAAACCTGAAATCAGATTTATAGATTTTGGTCTTGCTGAACATCTTCCAGATACAAGAAACTATCAGCCTAAAGGAACAGCACAATACATTGCCCCCGAGATATTAAAAAAACAGGATCATGATTACAGGGTTGATATTTATTCACTGGGAATTCTTTTATATCAATTGGCATACAAAAAATTCCCGTTCGATGTAATTGATGAATTGCAGATTTACAAAGCACACCTTGAATCTGAATTTGATTTTCCTGATTACGCGCCTGATAATAAATTACCCGGAGTAATTCAAAAATCTCTTGCTAAAGATCCTGCAGAAAGGTACGACAGTGTTCTAAATATTCTGATTGATCTTGATATCCCCATTGATAAATCGCTCACAAAAGATTTTTTAAAAGCGAAAGTATTTACAAATCGCCGGGATGTGCTTGCAATCTTAAGGAAATATATTCACGACGCCACGAGTTATGAGGTATTTACAATCCGCGGTTATGAAAGTATGGGGAAAACTTTTCTGGCAGAAGAAGCTGCCAGGATTTATGAGAATGTTATTCTTATAAATGAACTTTATAACAATACCGGAATAGAATTTATACGTTTTGTAATCAGGAAAATTTACTATCAACTTTCTTCTTTTAAGAAACTTTCCGAAAGCACAAAAAGTCAGTTAGGTAACTGGTTGAGTCCGGGTCTCAACTTCAACACATACGAAGTAAAAAAAATATTTTCTCTAATCGCAGCGGAAACAGATTTTATTCTTGTATTTGATGGCTTTAATAAATATGATACAGCCAGTCAGGAACTTCTGCTTGAGATAATTCCGATACTTCAGGTGAATAAGAGGAAAGTAATTCTAACAGAAGAATCAGATTACACTTACACATCTGAACAGTTGAATAATCTTCAGGAAATAAATATTTCGCCTTTCACTGATGCTAACCTTTCGGAGTATCTCGCAAAAAGTTTCTACAAAATTTTCCCAACCGATGAAGTCAGGCAGCTTATTTTACTTTATGCTGACTTGCTGCCCGGAAGTATTGAAACATTTTTGAAAGACATTCTGCTTTTCGGAGTAGTTGATTATCAGTCCGGACTACCGCAACTGCTTAAGACCGAAGAAATAATCCGACTCTTAAAAAGTTCTCATGACGAAATTTATAAAGCCAGGCTTAGTATCCTCAGTAATGATGAGATTGAATTTGTCCGTCTGTTGTCATTATTTGAAACTTCGGTTAATTCCGAAGCACTCAGATTTCTAATACCAAGTGATTTTAGTGATGAAAAAATTCTGCTGGATGAACTTGCAAAGAAAAATATTCTTCAAAATAATCAGGCATCATCTGAGCCGGTTTTTACTTCGTCGGGACTTAAAAAGTATATTTATTCTACGATCAAAAATGTATCGGAACTGCACGGCAATGTTGCGTTTAGGCTTCGGGAAAATAAAGCTAAGATCGGCAGGATTGAATTAGCACGTCAGTTTGAATTAGCCGGCTTGTACGATGAAAGTTACAGCCTCCTTATGCAGGAAGTGGAAGATGCGGAAGAACATTCGGCACATTCCTATCAAAAAAAGTTACTTACACACATAAATACATTCCCGTTAAGTTTTCCAAAGACAGAAAAAATTATTTTAGCTTTATTGAAAGTATCAACTAAACTAAATGATCATACAGGTGTACTCAAATTAGTTGAAGGTCTTGATGTAAATACTTTCTCATTGGAATCACAGGACCAGATAGAATTATTTAAAGCCAAAGCACTTGTAGGAGCCGGTCAGTTAGCCGAAGCCCATGAAATAATGTCAGGTATGCTTATCGACCGGGAAGAAAATCCTGACAAAATAAAATTGATGCTTGATTTAGCTTATGTCGAATTTGATCTTACTAATATCAGCCGTGCAAAACAAAATTGTGAACTTGTGATCCAAAGTAAGTTTGCGGATTATGAATCACTGGGACGAGCGAATAACCTGCTTGGTCTTATTGCTTATTCACACTATGATAACTTTGAAACTGCACTCAGTTATTTTATCAAATCTTCTGAAATGTATGAAAAAGCAGGGCAATCCCTTAATCAATTAAAAATTGAAATCAACATTGGAAATATGTTTTACCTGAGAGGTAATACAGAAGAGGGATTAAGGTATTGGTCCAAAGCACAGAAGACAAATGAAGACGTTGGCAATCTTGAATATGAAGCGCTGATCATAATGAACCTTGGGGCTTATAACTTTGGAATCGGAAAGTATGAGGAAGCCGAAGAAAATTATAACAGGGCAAGCGGCGTATTCATCAGCATTGGTAACAAAATGAACTATTGTAATGTGCTTAACAATCTTAGTGAAATTTATATTGAAACCTGCAGGTATGATGAGGCTTACAACAGTCTGCAGGATGCAAAGCGTTCTCTTTTTCTTATGGAAAATTATGAACTTGAAGCAGATGTGCTCTTTACGCTTGGCAAATTTTATTTTTATTCTGACTCGGAAGAGTCGTTAAAAAAAACTATAAGTGATTATGAAAAGGTTTTAAACAAAGTGGTGTTGTCGGATCGTTACTATAATAATTTCAATTTACTAAAATTATTGACGCGGATTAATAATAAGGATGAAGATATAAAAGATGAGTTAAAAAAACTGATCAATAATTTTTTTGAGTTTGATGATAAATATAATTTTGTAAAGTTTACATTTATATTAGTCAATTATCTGTTAGAGAGAAAAATGTACGCGCATGCTTCTGAAGAACTGAATAACAAGACGATCATTAATTTATGTTTAGCACATAATATTCATGAAGTTGAAAGACTTTATCTGTTGGCAGAATTAGCTCTATCCGGATTTGAAGATTTACCACAGCCGGCATTCAGTTATCTAAACCAGGCTTATGAAAAACTTGAATCTGTGAGTATAACTGATATTACCTGGAAAGTGCTTTATGCGCTTGCTGAATTTTACTATGTGCGCGGCAACAAAACCAAGTTTAATGAATTGTTCGGATATTCAAAATCAGTTATGAATTATATGATTCAGCAAATAAAGGATGCAAATCTGCGTTCAAAATTTCTTAATAAAGCCGATAGAAAAAAAACACTGTTAAAATTTGATTCATGGGAGATCAATATAAATGGCTGA